The DNA sequence GGTGTAGGTGCGAAAGCGCTTGGTGCGGAACAGCTCTGCCAGCTGCGCGGCCAGGTGCTGATCGGGCATCGCCAGCACCGCCGCGGCGGCGTACCCGTCGGCGACCTCGCGGGCGATGTTGGGTCCGGCCAGGATCCCCGCCGGATGTCCGGGCAGCACCTCGTCGACGATCTGGCTCATCCGCATGTTGGTGCCCTGTTCGAGCCCCTTGACCAACGACACCACCGGAACCCACGGCCGCAGTTCGGCGGCGAGTTCCTCGAGCACGCCACGGAATCCGTGTGACGGCACCCCCATGACGACGACGTCGGCGCAGTTGGCGGCCTCCGCGAAGTCGGTGGTCGCGCGCAACGTCTCGCTCAGGACACAGTCGTCACCGAGATACCGCGAGTTGCGGTGGTTGGCGTTGATGTCCTTGGCGGTGTCCTCCGACCGCACCCACTGAATCGTCGGCGCGCGCCGTGAGCAGATCGAAGCGACCGTGGTACCCCAGGAGCCCCCGCCGAGAACCACGACGTTGGGCTGTCGTTGCGCGCGTGTCATGGCGATCAGCGTAGGACGGGCGCCGCTCCCGGGAGGCCGATTCGATTGGTGCAGCTACCGCGTCGGGGACCGGGTGATAATGAGATCCGGTCAGCTCAGGGGGTGCGGTGACGGTTTCGCTGTCGGTGGTGGAGGCCTCCGATCCCGACGGTCTGGTCGACGCCGCGGCACGGACCGGCGAGAGGATCGCCCACCTCGACACCCTGATGACCCGGCAACGTCAGGCCCTGGCCGAGCTGCGCGCGAACTGGCACGGCCAGGCCGCGTCGGCCGCGATCGCGAAGGCCGAAGCCAACCTCGACCAGCAGGAGGCGCTGCGGGCCCGGCTGCAGGCGTTGCAGGCGGCGCTGCAGTCCGGCGGTGCGCAGCTGTCGTCGACGCGCCGCGGGCTGCTGATGCTGGTCGACAGTCTGCGCGCGACCGGCTGGCGGATCGCCGACGACGGCACCTGCACTCCACCGCCATATCTGCCGCCGGTGTTCACCGGGTTGGCGCTGGCGTGGACGGCCGTCATCAAGAGGCTGCTGTCGCAGTACGACCAGATCGACCGGTCGACGGCCGCGGCCATCGCCGCAGCGCTCGGCGGTCCGGTGCCGCAGACACCGCCGGGAACGCTGGGCGATCCGCGCCGGCTACCCACCGCGGGCACCGCACCCGAGGACGTCAAGAAGTGGTGGGATTCGCTGAGCCAGGCGGAGAAGGACGGGCTGATCGCCGAGCATCCGCCGGAGCTGGGCAACCTCAACGGAATTCCGGCCGACGTCCGCGACAAGGTCAACCAGGCCGTGATGACCGACGATCTCGACCGCGTGCGCGACGTCGCCGCCCGCCACGGGGTGTCGGAGAACGACGTCATCGCCGACCCGGCCCGCTACGGCCTCACCCAGGTCGACGCCACCCGGTTCTACAACGCCAGGCGCACCAGCGAGGGGTTGGCCCACCAGCGCGGCAACGCTCCCAAGGATCCGAGGCCGGCGATGCTGTGGGGGTATCAACCGCTGGCCGACAACGGTCAGGGCCGCGCCGCGATCGCGATCGGCAATCCCGACACCGCCGCGAACACGGCGGTCATCGTGCCGGGCACCGGCAGCAGCGTGCGCGACGGTTGGTTGTCCGACGGGCACAACGACGCCATCCACCTCTGGGACCAGGCCAACATCAGTGACCCGGACAACCCCACCGCGGTGATCATGTGGATGGGATACGACGCTCCCGACGGGTTCACCGACACCCGCATCGCCAACCCCGACCTCGCCCGAGCCGGTGGCGATCTGCTGGCGGCCGACGTCAACGGGCTGGCCGCCACCCACACCGGCCCGTCGCATGTGACGGTGATCGGGCATTCCTACGGATCGACGACGGTGGCCGACGCGTTCGCGGGCAGCGGTATGCGGGCCAACGACGCGGTGCTGATCGGAAGCCCGGGTACTGACCTCGCCGAGAGCGCCGAGGACTTCCACCTCGACGGCGGCAAGGTGTACGTCGGGGCGGCCTCCACGGACCCGGTCAGCTGGATCGGGATGCCCGGTGACTATCCGGCCGACTGGCTCAACCGGCAGCTGGGCTATCCGGTGGGGATGGACGCCGGGCTGGGCGCCGATCCCGCGGGCGACGAGTTCGGCTCGGTGCGTTTCCGCGCCGAAGTGGCCGGCGAGGACGGCCTGGACGTGCATGATCATTCGCGGTACTACGACATGGGCAGCGAATCGATGCGGGCGATCACCGACATCGCCAGCGGCAACAGCGACCGGCTGGCGCAGGAGGATCTGCTCGCGGAGGGCCGCCGCCAACCGCACATCACCACCCCCGACCACTTCGACCTACCGTTCGGCGGCAGGGTTCCGCTGCCGCACATCGACACCGACATTCCGGGCACTCCCGCCTTCATCGACCCGGAAGCCGGCCGACCAGGAAGCTCTGTGACCACTGACCATGAGTACAAACCGACCGGGTGAGGCATTGCGGGCGGCGCTGGCCGCCACGCTGTTGTTGTGCACGATCGCACTAGGAGGGTGCTCGATGTCGAAACCCGGCGGTGGCGGCGGGGAACAGGTGCCCAGCCCGATGTCCGACGAGCAGGCCGAAGCGCAGGTGATCGACGCGGGCCGGCAGCTGCGGACCGTCGCCGGACTGCAGGACGTCGGCGGCGGGTTCTCCTTCGAGTCGTGCAACGACCAGGGCGAGCCGCCCTACCGCGGGTTCGTGGAGATGACCGCACAGCTGCCCGCGGGCACCGACGCCGACACCTACGCCCGCCAGGTCGCCGACGCCATGGTCGCGGCCGGCTGGACCGACGGCCCGCCGCCGGGGAAGAAACCGTACGGCACGGTGATTCACCGAGACGGCGTGATGGTCGTCATGTTCCCGGGGGTCAAGGCCGGGCTGCTGCGATTCACGATCCTCGGGGAGTGCCGCAACACGACCGACCACCGCGACGACGGTAAGACGGTCGGCCGTGACGTCACCGCGGAGCTGCTCAGCGGTAGTTGACGAACTGCAGCGCCACGTCGAGGTCGGCCTGCTTGAGCAGGGCGATGACGGTCTGCAGGTCGTCGCGCTTCTTGCTGCTCACCCGGATCTCGTCGCCCTGGATCTGGGCCTTGACGCCCTTGGGGCCCTCGTCGCGGATGATCTTGGTGATCTTCTTGGCCTGCTCGCTGGTGATGCCCTGTTTGATGCTGCCGGTGACGCGGTACGTCTTACCGCTGGGCTGCGGATCGCCGGCGTCGAACGCCTTCATCGAGATGTCGCGGCGGACGAGCTTCTCCTTGAACACGTCGACGGCGGCTTTCACGCGTTCCTCGGTGGAGCTGACGATCTCGATGGCCTCCTCGCCCTTCCAGGCGATGGTGGTGTCGGTGCCCCGGAAGTCGAACCGGGTGCTGAGCTCCTTGGCTGCCTGGTTCAGCGCGTTGTCGACCTCCTGGCGGTCGACCTTGCTCACGACGTCGAAGCTGGAATCCGCCATGGACTCGCTCCCTCCTGGCTTTGTTCGGGCGTTTTCGTCTTCGGACCATCCTCGTTGTACCCTGCTAGTCGCACCAAATCCGAGAGGACGGTGCGAGCTCACCGGCAGGTTGCCCGAGCGGCCAATGGGAGCGGACTGTAAATCCGTCGGCTTACGCCTACGCAGGTTCGAATCCTGCACCTGCCACAGGCGATCAGGCCCCCTTTCGAGGGGGCCTGATTGCGTTTGTCAGGCGCCGCGGGCCGGCACGCCCGGCGCAATTTCATACGGTGTCGCGCCGTGCTCCGCGGCTGAACCCCCGTTCGAAAGGGCAATTGCCCACCGCTGCATCGGCGGGCACCATCCGAATATGGCGGAAATCACGGCCGAGAGAAGATGCGCTGGGCACGCACTCGCGCATTCCCGCAGTGCCGCCGAAGTTCTTGCCGTACTGGACACTTCAGTGGAAGGGCTCGGCAGTGACACCGCGCGCGGATGGCTGGCGCCTTACGGTGCGAACAAACTCCGGGTTGTCCGTCGCGATCTTCCTGGTCGTCGAACTGGCGAAATGGGCCGGACGCAGGTTCATGCCGTAGCCGGCCGGATCACGAAGTGCGATCGCGGCGCACCCATCGGCCGACGATGAGCCGACTTCCGGTCAACACCGCCAGGATCGCGGCGAGCACCAGCCCGGGACCCACGATCCACACCGGTCGGGTGAGCCACCAGGTCGCGGTCGGCTCGCTGGACAACGTGAACCCGGCCCGTTCGTAGAGCCACAGGAACACCACGAGCGCGGTCATGTGCCAGACGAACACCGTCATGGTCAGGCCGTTCGCGGCGACCACCGCCCGCCACGGCCCGCGGCGCCGCAGCCAGGCGTTGAGCCGGGGACGGGCGAGCATCACCAGCCCGAGCTGGAACGTCGCGAGCGCGGTGATGGGGGCGGTGGTCGGGAACATGTTGCTGGTGTCCTCACCCTGCACCGCGACCATCGAGCGGGAGTACGGCCCGAACGTGGTGAGCAGGACCAGCCCGGCGAAGCCCGCCGCCGCCACTGCTGCCGCGAGCGGACGGCCTCCCTTGACGAGCGTGCCGTCTCGCCAGAAATAGCCGATCTGGTGGCAGTACAACCACACACACGCCGAGCCGAGCAGCGCCGGCACCGGGCCACCCCACCCCGCGCCCAGCCGGAGGGCGTCCGCAGCGAGGACGAGCACCGCCAGGACCACGGGCACCCGCCACCCCCACGCTCGGTGGAGGCGGGCCGTGAGCGGCACCGCGGCGATGACGCCGGCATAGACACCGATGAACCAGAGCGGGACGAACACCACGATGCCCCACTCGAGGACGCTGCGGCGGCCGGTGGCCTGCAGCACCAGGTCGAAGGCCAGCCACACCGCGAGGAACGGCAGGAGCGGTGTCAGCAGCCGTCGCAGCCGCGCCGCCAGGAACCTGCCCGCACCGCCTCCGTCACGCGTGTTCGCCTGCCAGCCCGCGAGATTCGCGTAGCCGCCGACGAAGAAGAACACGGGCATGACCTGGAGCACCCACGTCGCCGCCCACTTGCCCGGCACGTATCCGATGGGATTGGGCATGACGAGCGTGTAGTCGCCGTCCCAGTGGGTGATCGACAGCGTCCAGTGCCACAGGACGACCACGCAGATGCTGGCCACCCGCAGGAAGTCGACGACGCGATCCCGGTCGGCCGGGGTCGCGTCGACCAGCGCGTCGAGATCGGGCAGGGAGGCTCGTCGTTTGTCGATCTGGGTCTCCGATGTGACTACAGGTCCAGCGCGGCCTGGGCCTGTTTGAGGGTCGCCGCGCTCGCCTGCAGGCTCAGCAGTTCCGACACCGACAGCGGCACCTCGAGTACCCGGCCGGCGCCGGCGGCGGTGACCACGGTCGGCAGCGAGAAGCAGACGTCGCTGATCTCGTAAGCGCCGTGTTGCACGGTCGACACCGGTAGCACGCGGTGCTGGTCACCCAGGACCGCCTCGACGATGCGGGCGGTCGACAGGCCGATGGCCAGGCTGGTCGCCCCCTTTCCCGCGATGACCTCGTAGGCGGCGTTGACGACCTCGGCGGAGATCGCGTCGCGGGTGGCTTCGTCGAACACCACGTCGCCGTCGATGCGGAAACTCTCGGCCGGAACCCCGCCGATGGACACACTCGACCACAGGGGGATCTGCGAGTCGCCGTGTTCGCCGATGATGAATCCGTGCACGTTGGCAACGGCGAGGTCGGCCCGTTGCGCGATGAGGTAGCGAAACCTGCTGGAGTCCAACACCGTTCCGGACCCGAAGATCCGCCCGTCGTCGCCCCCGACCGCGGTGGCCGCGGCATAGGTGACGACGTCGACCGGATTGGTGACGAAGACGATGATCGCGCCGGGGGAGTGTTCGAGCAGCTGCGGCGTCAACGACTGCGCCATCGCCACATTCGTGGTCGCCAGATCGAGTCGCGTCTGGCCCTCGTCCTGTTTGGCTCCGGCCGTGACGATGACGATCCGCGAGCCGGCGGTGACCGCGATGTCGTCGGATCCGGTGATCGGACAGTGCGGCACGAACTGGCTGCCGTGGTTGAGGTCGAGCAGTTCGGCACGGACCTTCGTGGCGTTGATGTCGTAGAGCGCCAGCGCGCCCGCGGAGCCGCGGATGAGGCAGGCATAGGCGATGGCGGTGCCGACACTGCCCATCCCGACGATGCTGACCTTGTTCGACGTCGCCTGCGCTACCCCCGTCATGACTCCATAGTCGACGATGCCGCGCCGCGCGGGAAGGACCGGCCGCGAATCGCCGCTAATGCAGCGGCCAGAAGAACGGAACCACCGCCATCGCGACGACGTACCAGGCCACCATGGTGACGATGCCGAGCCGCCAGTAGTCGCTGAAGCGGTAGCCGCCGGGGTTCATCACGATCATGTTGGCCGGCGTGGCGATCGGGGTCAGCAGCGATGCCGCCCCGGCCAGCGCCACCAGCATCAGCATCGCCTGCACCGAGATACCGCTCTCGGTGGCGGCGGCGACCGCGATGGGGACGACCACCAGCACCGTGGCCACATTCGAGATGAACTGCCCGAGCGCAGCGGTGAGCAGGAACACCACGGTGAGTACCAGATACGGGCTGCGGTTGCCGACCAGCTCGACGATCGGCGCCGCGATCTGCTCGGCCGCCCCGCTGGTCTGGATCGCCGTGGACAACGGGATCAGCGCGCCGATCAGGATGATCGTCTGCCAGGGAATCGTGCGGTACACCTGTTCGGGGTGCACCACGCGCAGCGCCACCATCGCCAGCGCGGCCAGCAGCGCGGCGACCGCCGGCGGAGTGGCACCGGTGACCAGCAGGACGACCATCACGGTGAGTACCGCCAGCGCACGCAGTGCCGAACGGTCCAGTGCCACCGCCTGGCGCCGGACGTCTTCGGTCGAGTCGACGACGAGCAGGCCGGACGTGGTCAGCCGGTCGATCGCCGACCACGGGCCGTGCACCAGGAGGGCGTCGCCCTGGGCGAGCTCGACGACACGGGCACCCACGTCGGAGTTCATCCGGTGCACCGACAGCACGGTGAGCCCGTTCCAGGTGTATCCCGGGAACACCCGCTCGCCCAGCCACGGCGACCGCGGCGGGACGACGAGCTCGGCCAGGCCGGCGTCACGACCCACCAGTGTGTCCTGCGACCGGGGCACCACCGCGTCGACCGCGCACCCCGCCCGCTCCGCGCACTGCGCGACGGCGTCCTCGTCGCCCTCGACGACCATCACGTCCGCGGCAGCCAGCCGGTGGTGGCCCTCGGCGACCCAGCCTGCGGCTGTCTCGGTGGCCACGAGTGTCACGCCGTCGGACCCGGCGACGACGTCGGGCGCCGGCTGGTCCCGTGCCGTCGACCGCTCACCCACGGTGAGCCGGAACAGGCGCCGGTCCAGACCCCAGTGCTCGACGAGGCGCGGCAGGTAGTCGCTGAAGTCGCCGGGCAGTGCCGTGGAGTCCCGGTCGGGCAGCAGCCGGCGCCCGAGGAGCACGGCCACCGCTATGGTCACCCCCACCAGAGGGACACCGACGAGCGCGAATTCGAAGTAGCCGAAACCGGCCTCACCGCGGTCACGTGAGGCCTCGAAGATCAGCACGTTGACAGGACTGCCGCCGAGGGTGAGCAGTGCTCCGGCGCTGCATCCGAAGGCCAAGGGAATCAACACCTTCGACGGGCGGATCCGGGCCTTGCGGGCCACCGCGACCGTCACCGGGACCAGCGCGGCGGCGGCGCCGTTGACGGTGATCACCGCGCTGACGAGCGCACCCACGCTCGAGACGGTCGAGAGCAGCCGGGGGTAGGCCTGTCCGGCGAGGCGGGCCAGTCGGTCGCTGACCCACGCGGTCACTCCCGACGCCCCCAGGCCCTCACTGACCACGAACAGCGATGCGATGAACACGATGACCGCATCGCCGAATCCGCTGAACAGGGTCCTGGTGTCGACCAGCCCGGTGAAGAACAGCAGCAACGCGACACCGATCGCGACCACCTCGACCGGGAGGCGGTTCCAGATGAACAGTGCGACCGCGACACCGACGATCACCAGGCTCAGTGTTGCGTCGGACATCTGGCCGTGTCACCCGCGCCGGGTGTGCGGTGTGGCCGGCCGGAAAGCGTTTCGGTTTCCCGGGGTGCTCCCGCGGGCGATCGGTTCGGTGTGAGGCACGATGCGGTCGATTATCGCGGCGCCGATGCCGCGGCGCCGGATAATCCACCGGCCGCGTCTTCGAGATGCGATCCATATCGGCGTGATCGGCGCGGGCAAACCGCCCCGTAAGCGACGGCGAAGTGTTTCACTGAGAATGGCAAGGAATCCCGTCCGACAACATGGGGAGGGGAAATGGATTGGGGTCCCACTTGGGATTTTCTGTGGCACTTCCTGATCATCTTCGCGTGGATCGCGTATCTGATCGTCCTGTTCCAGATACTGGTCGACCTGTTCTGGCGTGACCACAAGACGTCGGGGTGGCTCAAGGCCGTCTGGGTGTTCTTCCTGATTCTGTTCCCGTGGCTGACCGCGCTGATCTACTTGATCGCCCGGGGCCGGGGTATGGCCGAACGGGCCCGGGAGGCGGCCATCGCCAGCAAGCAGGAGACGGACAACTACATCCGTGAGGTCGCAGGCCGGTCGCCGACCCAGGAGATCGCCGAAGCCAAGGCGCTCCTGGACAACGGTGCGATCACGCAGGACGAATTCGAGTCGTTGAAAGCGAAGGCGCTCAGCTAACCGCCCGCGCTTCCTTCGAGACCGCGCGTGGGAACTGCGGTGGCGCGGTTCCGATCCGGACGTGCTGGCCGGCATCGAGTCGATCTTCGCTCTCTCGAACGGTCACCGCGGGTGGAGGCCACCTACCGGCTGGAGTCGTGCATCGGGCACCGTACCGGCGAGGGTGACGCCGGTCATCGGCTCGCCTCCTGGGCCACAGCCACCGGCGGCGTCCGCGGCACCGAATACCGGCTCGCCAGCAGGATGCCCAGGCAGGAGAGCACGACGAACACCACAATGGTGGCCCATTCGACATACCACGGCGAGCCGGTGTCGCGCGGCCACGCGACGTTGACGAGTTCGAAGCTGCACCACAGGAACGCGGCGACCGCCAGCGGTGTCGAGGCGCGCCCCAACCGGTAGCCGCCGGGATGTGGCTGCCACCGCCTGCGCACCACCTGGTACATGCGGCCGTAGAGAGCCAGCCACATGGCCTGGAAGAAGCCGAACGTCACGAAGCTCACCAGCATCGTGTAGATGGTGTCGGCGAGCGACAGCACGACGATGAGGGCGGCGACGACCCCGGCCATGATCATTGCCGGGATAGGCAGGGCGCGAGCGGTTTTCAGCTTACCGAGCTGTCTGGATCCCGGCAGCCTGCCCTCGCGGGCGTAGGACCACGCCACCCGCGCGGCGCCGGCGACGATACCCACCGCCCCGGCGAAGAAGCTCGTCAGCACGAGCGCGTAGAACACCGTGGGCGCCCACGCGCCGAGATTGACGTCCAGCGCGTACGCGGCCGGGTCTTCGCCGCTGGCGAGCAGGGCCTCGTAGTCCGGGATGGCCAGCACGATCGCGATGTAGGACAACAGCACCAGCGCACCGACGGACAGCAACGCGCCCAGCATCGCCACCGGCAGCGCCTTCCTCGGGTGGCGGACCTCTTCGGCCAGGTCCGTCGCGCTCTCGAAGGCCAGGAACGCCCAGCCCGCGATGGCCATGACGGACAGGATCGCCGCGCCGCCCGCGGCGGTGCCCGCACTCGCCGGCAACGGCTGGAAGAGCGCGGAGAACGGTTGGTGCCGGTGGAAGACCAACAGCACCAAACTGATTCCCACACTCGCGATCAACTCCATACCCACGCTCACGGCCACGACGATCTTCAGCAGCGTGGGCCCGATGACGTTCAGCAGCACCGCCGCTGCGATGAACGCCAACGCGAACACCATGCGGCCCGTTGTGCTCATCGTCACGCCGAGCACGATGTCGGCGAAACCCATGCACGCCACCGCCAGTGATGCCAGCGCGATGATCAGTGTCCACATGTAGAGGAAGCCGGAGATCCAGCCGGCCTTGACACCGATCGTGCGGACCACCCACTGGTAGATGCCGCCCTGCACCGGCCACTTGGCGGCCATCTCGGCCAGGGACAGGCAGATCAGGATCTGTCCGATCAGGACGACGCCGATGCCGAGGGCGGCGCGGGGGCCGTCCGTCGCGACCAGCATGTGCAGGATCGCGAACAGCGCGATCACCGGTGAGACGATGATGAACGCCAGGCCGAGCGCGGTGCCCGTCGAGTACTGGCGGTTGACGGTGTCGGTCCCGGTGAGCCCTCCGGTCTCCGGAGGAATGGTCGTGGTCATGTCATACCCTTCGAGGTGGGTCAGAAAGCGCGGAGGTTGTCGCGGAGCGTGTCGTGTTCGTAGGACTCGCGCACGGCGCCGAGGTCGCGCAGCGCCGGTATCAGTCCTTCGGTGATGTCGGTGACGTACCGGCGGCTCAGGTGCTGGATCGGGGTCGTCAGCAGGAACCCGTCTCCGCCGACGGCCTCGATGGCCTCGGCCATCTGCGTGGCGACGCTCGCCGGGGTGCCGACCAGGGGCAGGCAGCTGGCGAATCCTGTTTCGGTGGTGGCGAGTTCGCGCAGCGTCTTGTCGCTGCCGCCCTGGGTGAACTTGTTGAGTGAGCCCTGCTCACCGTTGGTGGTCAGCGGCGGAAGCGGTTCGTCGAGGGGGAAGGCCGAGAAGTCGATGTCGGTCACCGTCGAGATCATCCCGAGCTGGCCGGTGATGAAGGCGTCGGTGTTGACCATCTTGTGGCGTTTGGCTTCCGCCTCCTCGGCGGAATCGCCCAGGACCGGCGTCACCAGGAACATCACCTTGATGTCGTCGGGGTTGCGGCCGGCGGCCTGCGCGCGGGCCCGAACGTCGTTGCGGTAGTCGATCATTCCCTCGATGCCCTGGGCGATGGCGACGATCGAGTCGGCTGTCTCGGCCGCGAACTGCCTGCCGCGCGGTGAGCCACCCGCCTGCAGATAGACCGGACGGCCCTGCGGCGACTGCGGCACGTTGAGCGGTCCCCGCGACTTGTAGAACTTGCCGACGTAGTTGACCTCATGGACCTTCGTGTGGTCGACGAATGTTGCTGTGTCGCGGTCCATCACGACGGCGTCGTCCTCCCAGGAGGCCAGCAGCTTGGTGACGACGTCGACGTACTCGTCGGCCATGTCGTAACGCATCTGCCGCGGCGGCAGGGCGTCGAGACCGACGTTGTGGGCGGCCTGCTCTTCGCCGGAGGTCACGATGTTCCAGCCGAACCGCCCGTCGGAGAGGTGGTCGAGGCTGGCGATCATGCGAGCCAGCGTGAATGGGGGGTAGGACAGGATCGAGGCGGTTGCGATGACACCGAGTTTGGTGGTCGCCTTGGCCACGGCAGCGGCCAGCACGGTGGCGTCCAGTTTCGGTACCTGCAGAGCGTGTTTGAGCGCGGCCTCGGTGGAACCGCCGTACGCGTTGGACACCATCAGGGTGTCCTCGATCATCAGGTAGTCGAAGCAGGCGCCTTCGAGCATGCGGGCCATCTCGATGTGGAAGTCGGCGTTGGTCCACGACGTGTTCACCCGGTCGAACGGATCCAGCCACTGCGGTGGCGCGTAGTTCATGAACCAGCCAAGGTGCATCTTCTTCGACACGGCGACTCCAGGAAGGTGAGGACGGTTGCCATCGAGCGGACCCCTGTCCGCGGAGCGGGCGTCGTCGGCCACTCGAGGGGCGTCGGAAGTTGATCCACCGGCCGTTTCGAGATGGTGGCCGCGTGCGAAACTCCGCATTGCGCCAGTCGCGGATCGTGTCGGTGCAGGCCAGGCCTTCGCCACCGGCCATTGCGCCAGGGCCGAGCAGTTGGGCGGCACCGCGGTGCCCACCGGTGGATGACCGTTTCAGGCCGCGGCCGAGCGCGAAGACCGCACAAAAAAGCTTGGCTACCTGCCGCCCCGTCGGCAGGTAGCCAAGCATTTGTGACGTCGCATCCCCCGGGCGACGCACCTGGACTCAGTGCAGTCTCTGCGCCCCGCCGCAGTACCGCCCTGATTCCTTGTCAAGTGAACCAAGTGCCCGACCCCTCAGGAATCGGGGTTTTCCCTACGTTGCTCCTGTGAGTGGAGAAGGATCCTGGTCCCGACCTTGCTGCTCAACCGTTGTGGCGCCAGGCCCGCCTGCGCGCAGGTGCGCGAGACCAAAGCCGGTTCGCATCCGTCGAACACCCCGTACAGCACTTCGTCGGAGGGCACGGCGACGGTCAGAACCAGGTGGATGTCGGTCCCTT is a window from the Mycolicibacterium litorale genome containing:
- a CDS encoding NAD(P)H-dependent glycerol-3-phosphate dehydrogenase, whose translation is MTRAQRQPNVVVLGGGSWGTTVASICSRRAPTIQWVRSEDTAKDINANHRNSRYLGDDCVLSETLRATTDFAEAANCADVVVMGVPSHGFRGVLEELAAELRPWVPVVSLVKGLEQGTNMRMSQIVDEVLPGHPAGILAGPNIAREVADGYAAAAVLAMPDQHLAAQLAELFRTKRFRTYTTDDVVGVEMAGALKNVYAIAVGMGYSLGIGENTRAMVIARAVREMSKLGEAMGGHRDTFAGLAGMGDLIVTCTSQRSRNRHVGEQLGAGKPIEEIIAAMNQVAEGVKASKVVMEFAEEYGLNMPIAREVDGVINHGSTVEQAYRGLVAEKPGHEVHGQGF
- a CDS encoding alpha/beta hydrolase, translated to MTVSLSVVEASDPDGLVDAAARTGERIAHLDTLMTRQRQALAELRANWHGQAASAAIAKAEANLDQQEALRARLQALQAALQSGGAQLSSTRRGLLMLVDSLRATGWRIADDGTCTPPPYLPPVFTGLALAWTAVIKRLLSQYDQIDRSTAAAIAAALGGPVPQTPPGTLGDPRRLPTAGTAPEDVKKWWDSLSQAEKDGLIAEHPPELGNLNGIPADVRDKVNQAVMTDDLDRVRDVAARHGVSENDVIADPARYGLTQVDATRFYNARRTSEGLAHQRGNAPKDPRPAMLWGYQPLADNGQGRAAIAIGNPDTAANTAVIVPGTGSSVRDGWLSDGHNDAIHLWDQANISDPDNPTAVIMWMGYDAPDGFTDTRIANPDLARAGGDLLAADVNGLAATHTGPSHVTVIGHSYGSTTVADAFAGSGMRANDAVLIGSPGTDLAESAEDFHLDGGKVYVGAASTDPVSWIGMPGDYPADWLNRQLGYPVGMDAGLGADPAGDEFGSVRFRAEVAGEDGLDVHDHSRYYDMGSESMRAITDIASGNSDRLAQEDLLAEGRRQPHITTPDHFDLPFGGRVPLPHIDTDIPGTPAFIDPEAGRPGSSVTTDHEYKPTG
- a CDS encoding YajQ family cyclic di-GMP-binding protein; amino-acid sequence: MADSSFDVVSKVDRQEVDNALNQAAKELSTRFDFRGTDTTIAWKGEEAIEIVSSTEERVKAAVDVFKEKLVRRDISMKAFDAGDPQPSGKTYRVTGSIKQGITSEQAKKITKIIRDEGPKGVKAQIQGDEIRVSSKKRDDLQTVIALLKQADLDVALQFVNYR
- a CDS encoding acyltransferase family protein, with translation MASICVVVLWHWTLSITHWDGDYTLVMPNPIGYVPGKWAATWVLQVMPVFFFVGGYANLAGWQANTRDGGGAGRFLAARLRRLLTPLLPFLAVWLAFDLVLQATGRRSVLEWGIVVFVPLWFIGVYAGVIAAVPLTARLHRAWGWRVPVVLAVLVLAADALRLGAGWGGPVPALLGSACVWLYCHQIGYFWRDGTLVKGGRPLAAAVAAAGFAGLVLLTTFGPYSRSMVAVQGEDTSNMFPTTAPITALATFQLGLVMLARPRLNAWLRRRGPWRAVVAANGLTMTVFVWHMTALVVFLWLYERAGFTLSSEPTATWWLTRPVWIVGPGLVLAAILAVLTGSRLIVGRWVRRDRTS
- a CDS encoding L-lactate dehydrogenase — its product is MTGVAQATSNKVSIVGMGSVGTAIAYACLIRGSAGALALYDINATKVRAELLDLNHGSQFVPHCPITGSDDIAVTAGSRIVIVTAGAKQDEGQTRLDLATTNVAMAQSLTPQLLEHSPGAIIVFVTNPVDVVTYAAATAVGGDDGRIFGSGTVLDSSRFRYLIAQRADLAVANVHGFIIGEHGDSQIPLWSSVSIGGVPAESFRIDGDVVFDEATRDAISAEVVNAAYEVIAGKGATSLAIGLSTARIVEAVLGDQHRVLPVSTVQHGAYEISDVCFSLPTVVTAAGAGRVLEVPLSVSELLSLQASAATLKQAQAALDL
- a CDS encoding SLC13 family permease, translated to MSDATLSLVIVGVAVALFIWNRLPVEVVAIGVALLLFFTGLVDTRTLFSGFGDAVIVFIASLFVVSEGLGASGVTAWVSDRLARLAGQAYPRLLSTVSSVGALVSAVITVNGAAAALVPVTVAVARKARIRPSKVLIPLAFGCSAGALLTLGGSPVNVLIFEASRDRGEAGFGYFEFALVGVPLVGVTIAVAVLLGRRLLPDRDSTALPGDFSDYLPRLVEHWGLDRRLFRLTVGERSTARDQPAPDVVAGSDGVTLVATETAAGWVAEGHHRLAAADVMVVEGDEDAVAQCAERAGCAVDAVVPRSQDTLVGRDAGLAELVVPPRSPWLGERVFPGYTWNGLTVLSVHRMNSDVGARVVELAQGDALLVHGPWSAIDRLTTSGLLVVDSTEDVRRQAVALDRSALRALAVLTVMVVLLVTGATPPAVAALLAALAMVALRVVHPEQVYRTIPWQTIILIGALIPLSTAIQTSGAAEQIAAPIVELVGNRSPYLVLTVVFLLTAALGQFISNVATVLVVVPIAVAAATESGISVQAMLMLVALAGAASLLTPIATPANMIVMNPGGYRFSDYWRLGIVTMVAWYVVAMAVVPFFWPLH
- a CDS encoding SHOCT domain-containing protein, encoding MDWGPTWDFLWHFLIIFAWIAYLIVLFQILVDLFWRDHKTSGWLKAVWVFFLILFPWLTALIYLIARGRGMAERAREAAIASKQETDNYIREVAGRSPTQEIAEAKALLDNGAITQDEFESLKAKALS
- a CDS encoding APC family permease, producing the protein MTTTIPPETGGLTGTDTVNRQYSTGTALGLAFIIVSPVIALFAILHMLVATDGPRAALGIGVVLIGQILICLSLAEMAAKWPVQGGIYQWVVRTIGVKAGWISGFLYMWTLIIALASLAVACMGFADIVLGVTMSTTGRMVFALAFIAAAVLLNVIGPTLLKIVVAVSVGMELIASVGISLVLLVFHRHQPFSALFQPLPASAGTAAGGAAILSVMAIAGWAFLAFESATDLAEEVRHPRKALPVAMLGALLSVGALVLLSYIAIVLAIPDYEALLASGEDPAAYALDVNLGAWAPTVFYALVLTSFFAGAVGIVAGAARVAWSYAREGRLPGSRQLGKLKTARALPIPAMIMAGVVAALIVVLSLADTIYTMLVSFVTFGFFQAMWLALYGRMYQVVRRRWQPHPGGYRLGRASTPLAVAAFLWCSFELVNVAWPRDTGSPWYVEWATIVVFVVLSCLGILLASRYSVPRTPPVAVAQEASR